CATCTGTGCAAACATCACGGTCCAGCAACTAACTTCATCACTAATTCCCTTGCTGTTGGAGCCCTAGAGAGAGCCAGAAGAATATCTTTCGGGCTTTTACAAACAAGTGACAAACAACACATTGCACAATGACAACTGATTCACATAGCTCTACTAACCTATGGATAACGCGGTCGTCTGCGAGTCGGCGCGAGCTTTGTGTAAGCGGATTGTTAACCCTTGCCTCCAGCCTCGAAAGGTCGTGGTGTAAATGGAACTACCGGTCTCGGCAAAAGTGTTCATGGTTGGCATATTCACTCTTGGCGCTTTAGCACTGTCTGGATTCACCGCAGCCTCGGATGCACCAAAGACAGTTATTGTTTCAGTAAAGCGGTATGCGTATGAGCCGTCAGAGATCACCTTGAGAAAGGGCGAGCCGGTCATCATCGAACTAAAAACTCAGGACGTCGCTCATGGTGTCAAATTCAAAGAATTGAACCTTACCACCAGGATTGACAAAGGGAAAACTGCGGAGCTCGCTTTCACGCCAACCCAGACCGGAGATTTTGTAGGCCACTGTTCAGTGTTTTGCGGGTCCGGGCACGGCTCGATGACCTTAACTCTTCATGTGACAGAATGACGATGCAAAAGACAGCCCTAGTAAAAGTGTTAGCCTCTCTAGCTGTAATCACAGAATAAACGCAAATAGGAAGGTTATGCCGCGAATGAATTACCGATTGGCACAGGCCGTGATTGCGACGTTCCAAACCGAGGATTCGCGGATGCTTGGCGAGCGCATTTCCAAATTTAGTTATCGGGCTTGGAAGGGAACTTATCCCTGGTTGGATGCTAGTGGTCTGGCAATTTATTTTTTAGACCGGCTCCATGTCCTGCACATGAACGATGCGATCCCTCCGCGCGTGTTGCTCCGTCTCAAAAAAAATGCTGCGGATAACCAGGAAAAGACGAATCGCTTGTTCGAGGAGTTTCTGAAGATTAATAGGGATTTCAAAAATGCAGGGATATCCTACGCCAACCTTAAAG
This Tunturibacter gelidoferens DNA region includes the following protein-coding sequences:
- a CDS encoding cupredoxin domain-containing protein, which gives rise to MELPVSAKVFMVGIFTLGALALSGFTAASDAPKTVIVSVKRYAYEPSEITLRKGEPVIIELKTQDVAHGVKFKELNLTTRIDKGKTAELAFTPTQTGDFVGHCSVFCGSGHGSMTLTLHVTE